A genomic segment from Malus domestica chromosome 05, GDT2T_hap1 encodes:
- the LOC139195751 gene encoding NAC domain-containing protein 21/22-like: protein MSNISMVEANLPPGFRFHPRDEELVCDYLMKKVTQSDSTLMIEVDLNKCEPWDIPESACVGGKEWYFYSQRDRKYATGLRTNRATATGYWKATGKDRPILRRGSLVGMRKTLVFYQGRAPKGRKSDWVMHEFRVEGPLGPPKISSLKEDWALCRVFYKNREIAAKPSMGISCYDDTSTLTLPALMDSYINFDGQTQSQTQTQTQPQEYEQVPCFSMFSQNQTNPFFTHTDITSSQPNIPTKHSNNNNTTTLGGLPNMTNFLDPFSCDKIVLKTVLSHLTKMESTTYPTLNGSSPSFGEGSSSENYLSDVGMPNNIWSHY, encoded by the exons ATGAGCAACATAAGCATGGTGGAGGCAAATTTGCCACCAGGGTTCAGGTTCCATCCAAGAGATGAAGAGCTTGTGTGTGACTATTTGATGAAGAAGGTGACTCAGTCTGATTCAACCCTTATGATTGAAGTTGACCTCAACAAGTGTGAGCCTTGGGATATTCCTG AAAGTGCTTGTGTGGGAGGAAAAGAATGGTACTTCTACAGTCAGCGTGATCGTAAATATGCAACAGGGCTTCGAACAAACCGTGCAACTGCAACAGGGTATTGGAAGGCCACAGGAAAAGATAGGCCGATCCTTCGCAGAGGAAGCCTTGTTGGGATGAGAAAAACCTTGGTCTTCTACCAGGGTCGAGCTCCCAAAGGCAGAAAATCCGATTGGGTCATGCATGAGTTTCGGGTTGAAGGCCCTCTTGGTCCTCCTAAAATCTCTTCGCTCAAG GAAGATTGGGCTTTGTGCAGAGTATTTTATAAAAACCGAGAGATAGCCGCCAAACCCAGCATGGGAATTAGTTGTTACGATGACACAAGCACTTTAACTCTGCCTGCCTTGATGGACTCTTACATCAATTTTGATGGCCAAACTCAATCTCAGACACAAACTCAGACTCAGCCCCAAGAGTATGAGCAAGTGCCCTGCTTCTCCATGTTCTCCCAGAACCAAACCAACCCATTTTTCACGCACACTGACATCACTAGTTCTCAACCAAACATACCCACCAAGCACAGTAATAATAATAACACAACTACATTAGGAGGGTTGCCAAATATGACCAATTTTCTTGACCCTTTTTCATGTGACAAAATTGTGCTAAAAACCGTTTTGAGTCACCTTACCAAGATGGAAAGTACTACTTATCCTACTTTGAATGGCTCATCACCAAGCTTTGGCGAAGGAAGTAGCTCAGAAAACTACCTATCAGATGTCGGTATGCCCAACAATATTTGGAGCCACTACTGA
- the LOC139187455 gene encoding uncharacterized protein: protein MAGKIGKEGFYKSMLWVHENHPLTLSLNVMVFVELGLVKDLLGILYMVLKDSIAKENQPLNTVNTVVTNTMGAMAMNKMDAMPYYGYELYDGHYSCEYNGLYYGYDGFYGCGYEGYCGYGYNGHYGYGCNGCYSYGGDGFYGYGYRGYYVYDPYGYYWLGEEECVYEEENRKEIDGIEIQIDSAKIAVERYQNDRHFRNLHDRISGMFAELLISDLVFMEAGEIEKISFASKLCPSIFSKFDRATLLCENIAKRVFPRHSYEEYKYVEEAHYTYSVRYRLHKQVLVPLRKALKSLSVKTNAAVVQKNENAATETKKCSSSPNLEALIAMQGYRKILKKEKESKIPFELYMKIDAIFGISIGNWLKLPHQVTAYLDKEKGSDEIAELQWRQLVQELSSKGKLKNCIAICDVTGMRGTSKEMECIAMGLLISELSENPWKGMVFSFSDTPKLHKIEGDNLRSKCELMRQIECAEKLDFLEIYNRVLDIAVPQKLSHDKMPRRIFVFTCRDFNEAFKYDWWDDYKEASSRYRRKGYNLTVPDMVFWNLKGEIAEPEVIYSPVKENHKVGLIISGFSDNLLSMFFNGETDSRTYAAQFRAPYGIDVPDFIPKAEDMMKCVVSREELNNLLVLD, encoded by the coding sequence ATGGCGGGGAAGATCGGCAAAGAAGGGTTTTACAAATCCATGTTGTGGGTGCACGAAAACCACCCCTTAACCCTTTCTTTGAATGTCATGGTTTTTGTGGAATTAGGGTTAGTCAAAGATCTTTTGGGGATCCTTTATATGGTTTTGAAGGACTCCATAGCAAAGGAAAACCAACCGTTGAATACGGTGAACACCGTGGTTACGAATACGATGGGTGCTATGGCTATGAATAAAATGGACGCTATGCCATACTATGGCTATGAATTATACGATGGACACTATTCTTGTGAATACAATGGATTATACTATGGCTACGACGGATTCTATGGCTGTGGATATGAGGGATACTGTGGCTATGGCTACAACGGACACTATGGCTATGGCTGCAACGGATGCTATAGCTATGGCGGGGACGGATTCTATGGCTATGGATACCGTGGATACTATGTTTATGACCCATATGGCTATTATTGGTTAGGGGAGGAAGAATGTGTCTATGAGGAAGAGAATAGAAAAGAGATAGATGGAATAGAAATTCAAATTGACAGTGCCAAAATCGCGGTTGAGAGGTACCAAAATGACCGTCATTTTCGAAACTTGCATGATCGAATATCAGGTATGTTTGCTGAGCTATTGATATCAGATCTCGTGTTTATGGAGGCTGGTGAGATTGAAAAGATCAGTTTTGCTTCTAAATTATgtccttcaattttttctaaATTTGATAGAGCAACCCTGCTATGTGAAAACATAGCAAAGAGAGTTTTCCCACGCCACAGCTATGAGGAGTACAAATATGTTGAAGAAGCTCATTACACTTACAGTGTTCGTTATCGTTTGCACAAACAAGTGCTTGTTCCTCTGCGCAAAGCCTTAAAGTCATTGTCAGTGAAGACAAATGCAGCTGTTGTGCAAAAGAATGAGAATGCTGCTACCGAAACAAAGAAGTGCTCGTCTTCCCCAAATCTTGAGGCCCTGATTGCTATGCAAGGGTACAGGAAGATCCttaagaaagaaaaggaaagcaaaATACCCTTTGAGCTTTACATGAAGATAGATGCAATTTTTGGGATAAGCATTGGAAACTGGCTAAAACTTCCTCACCAAGTCACAGCTTACTTGGATAAGGAAAAGGGTAGTGATGAAATTGCTGAGCTTCAATGGCGGCAACTAGTCCAAGAGTTGTCAAGCAAAGGGAAGCTCAAGAACTGTATTGCAATATGTGACGTCACAGGCATGAGAGGGACAAGCAAGGAAATGGAGTGCATTGCAATGGGCTTATTAATTTCAGAACTGAGCGAAAATCCATGGAAAGGAATGGTTTTCTCATTCAGTGATACTCCCAAGCTTCATAAGATTGAAGGAGACAATCTTCGGTCCAAATGTGAGTTAATGAGGCAGATAGAGTGTGCTGAGAAACTGGATTTCTTAGAGATTTACAACAGAGTTTTGGACATTGCAGTCCCACAAAAGCTAAGCCATGACAAGATGCCCCGGCGGATTTTTGTGTTCACCTGCAGGGATTTCAATGAGGCCTTCAAATATGATTGGTGGGATGACTATAAGGAGGCTTCGAGTCGTTACAGAAGAAAAGGGTATAATCTGACTGTGCCAGATATGGTGTTTTGGAATCTTAAAGGAGAGATTGCTGAGCCAGAGGTCATTTATAGCCCAGTGAAGGAGAACCATAAAGTTGGGTTAATTATAAGTGGGTTTTCAGACAATCTGCTCAGCATGTTCTTCAATGGAGAGACGGATTCAAGAACATACGCAGCTCAGTTCCGAGCACCTTACGGTATTGATGTACCGGATTTCATTCCTAAAGCTGAGGATATGATGAAATGTGTAGTTTCAAGAGAAGAACTCAATAACTTGCTCGTATTAGATTGA